One stretch of Armatimonadota bacterium DNA includes these proteins:
- the prpB gene encoding methylisocitrate lyase, translating to MTWLVQPPTEEHPALRLRALLKTREVLAVPGVFNALVALLAQKAGFEVLYFSGAAYSASLALPDLGLVTLPEVVEAVRWVVRATRLPVIVDADVGFGEALNVVRTVRELEAVGAAAVQIEDQVMPKRCGHLGGKEVIPAEAMAEKVAAAVQARRHVLVVARTDARATHGLAEVIRRGRLYAEAGADVFFPEALESPEEFRAVAEAVQVPLLANMTEFGRTPLLPVETFRRLGYRLVIFPVTALRVAMRAVEALFEDLREKGSQADWIPRMQTRQALYELIRYEEYEALDRRLAGGEA from the coding sequence ATGACGTGGCTGGTGCAACCACCGACCGAGGAGCATCCCGCCCTGCGGCTGCGGGCGCTCCTCAAGACCCGGGAGGTCCTGGCCGTTCCCGGCGTGTTCAACGCGTTGGTGGCGCTCCTCGCACAGAAAGCGGGGTTTGAGGTCCTGTACTTCTCCGGGGCCGCCTACAGCGCAAGCCTCGCCCTCCCGGATCTGGGGCTCGTGACCCTGCCCGAGGTGGTGGAGGCGGTCCGGTGGGTGGTGCGGGCCACGCGGCTTCCCGTGATCGTGGACGCGGATGTGGGCTTCGGGGAGGCCCTGAACGTGGTGCGCACGGTCCGGGAGCTGGAGGCCGTGGGCGCGGCCGCGGTGCAGATCGAGGACCAGGTGATGCCCAAGCGGTGCGGCCACCTCGGCGGCAAGGAGGTGATCCCCGCGGAGGCCATGGCGGAGAAGGTCGCGGCCGCGGTTCAGGCGCGCCGGCATGTCCTGGTCGTGGCCCGCACGGACGCCCGGGCCACCCACGGGCTCGCGGAGGTGATCCGACGGGGCCGGCTGTACGCGGAGGCGGGGGCGGATGTCTTCTTCCCGGAAGCCCTCGAAAGCCCCGAGGAGTTCCGGGCGGTGGCGGAGGCGGTGCAGGTGCCGCTCCTCGCCAACATGACGGAGTTCGGCCGCACCCCGCTCCTCCCGGTGGAGACGTTTCGTCGTCTCGGCTACCGCCTCGTGATCTTCCCCGTGACGGCCTTGCGGGTGGCCATGCGGGCGGTGGAGGCGCTGTTCGAGGACCTGCGGGAGAAAGGCAGCCAGGCGGACTGGATCCCCCGCATGCAGACCCGGCAGGCCCTCTACGAGCTCATCCGGTACGAGGAGTATGAGGCCCTGGATCGCAGGCTGGCCGGAGGTGAAGCATGA
- a CDS encoding nitrate/sulfonate/bicarbonate ABC transporter ATP-binding protein, with translation MQHPEAFLAQLPPPVVLLEAREVTIAFERPGGTRAVVLDRISLALRDMEILAIVGPSGCGKSTLLRVMAGLLPPTQGEVRYRGEVVRGPRPGIAMVFQTFALFPWMTVLENVELGLRAQGVPPAERRRRALAAIDLIGLDGFESAYPKALSGGMRQRVAFARALVAEPDVLLMDEPFSALDALTAENLRTDLLELWLGRRIPTRAMALVTHNIEEAVFLSDRVVVLSTTPARILGEVRPELPHWRDREAPEFRQRVEEIYELLAGDRQRRLVHARPLIPRLPPAPVGLITGLVERVHDADGRVDLPELAAELRMDIEDLLPGVEAAELLGFLSSEEEALVLTEEGRALAEASVQGKKEVFRKALLSRVRTAQEVLGTLRRRRPPRISAEFLLDLLERHFSGEEARRQLGVLIDWGRYAEAFAYDEATGEFYLEPDMVP, from the coding sequence GTGCAGCATCCCGAAGCCTTCCTTGCCCAACTCCCCCCACCCGTGGTCCTGCTGGAGGCTCGGGAGGTCACCATCGCCTTCGAGCGGCCCGGGGGCACTCGGGCCGTGGTGCTGGACCGGATCTCCCTGGCCCTCCGGGACATGGAGATCCTGGCCATTGTAGGGCCGAGCGGCTGCGGCAAGTCCACCCTGCTGCGGGTTATGGCCGGGCTGCTTCCGCCCACCCAGGGAGAGGTGCGCTACCGGGGGGAGGTGGTGCGCGGTCCCCGTCCGGGGATCGCCATGGTGTTCCAGACGTTTGCCCTTTTTCCGTGGATGACGGTGCTGGAGAACGTAGAGCTGGGGCTCCGGGCCCAAGGCGTGCCTCCTGCCGAGCGGCGGCGCCGGGCGCTTGCGGCCATCGACCTCATCGGGTTGGATGGGTTCGAGTCCGCCTATCCCAAGGCGCTGTCGGGCGGGATGCGGCAGCGGGTAGCCTTTGCCCGGGCCCTGGTGGCGGAGCCGGACGTGCTCCTGATGGACGAGCCGTTTTCCGCCCTGGATGCCCTCACCGCCGAAAACCTCCGCACGGACCTCCTGGAGCTGTGGCTCGGGCGCCGCATCCCCACCCGGGCCATGGCCCTGGTTACCCACAACATCGAGGAGGCCGTCTTCCTCAGCGACCGGGTGGTGGTCCTGAGCACCACTCCCGCCCGCATCCTCGGAGAGGTGCGCCCCGAACTTCCGCACTGGCGGGATCGGGAAGCCCCGGAGTTCCGACAGCGGGTGGAGGAGATCTACGAGCTACTCGCCGGGGACCGCCAGCGGCGGCTGGTACACGCCCGCCCCCTCATCCCCCGGCTTCCTCCGGCACCCGTGGGGCTCATCACGGGGCTCGTGGAGCGGGTACACGACGCGGATGGCCGGGTGGACCTTCCCGAGCTCGCGGCGGAGCTGCGGATGGACATCGAAGACCTCCTCCCCGGGGTGGAGGCCGCGGAGCTCCTGGGATTTCTGAGTTCCGAGGAGGAGGCTCTCGTGCTCACGGAGGAGGGGAGGGCTCTCGCGGAAGCCTCCGTGCAGGGCAAGAAGGAGGTGTTCCGCAAGGCCCTCCTAAGCCGGGTACGGACCGCCCAGGAGGTCCTGGGGACCCTGCGACGACGACGGCCGCCCCGCATCTCCGCGGAGTTCCTCCTGGACCTCCTGGAGCGGCACTTCAGCGGGGAGGAAGCCCGCCGCCAGCTGGGCGTGCTCATCGACTGGGGCCGGTATGCGGAAGCCTTTGCCTATGACGAGGCCACGGGGGAGTTCTACCTGGAGCCGGACATGGTCCCGTGA
- a CDS encoding D-alanine--D-alanine ligase family protein yields the protein MAETERIRLGVVYGGRSGEHEVSCISARNVIRAADPERFSVVEIFIGRDGSWFVAGQPAALRLDRPGRAVFLVPGGEVVCDVLFPVLHGPYGEDGTVQGLFELLNVPYVGADVLGSAVGMDKGVQKTLLRAAGLPVVDFQMFPASRWRRDPEGVRRKIRERIGYPCFVKPTRLGSSVGIHRVEAEEELGKAVEDALQYDLAVLVERAVPQPLEVEVSVLGNDDPIASVPGEIRPTHAFYTYEAKYLDPHGAELVIPAALPRELAERVRLLALEAYRVLQLCGMARVDFLVERGGAAYVSEVNTIPGFTPISMYPKLWEASGIPYRELISRLVDLALERWRQKSALRTTYAGGEILARKEGMR from the coding sequence GTGGCGGAGACGGAACGGATCCGGCTTGGGGTGGTCTACGGGGGGAGGAGCGGGGAGCACGAGGTATCCTGTATCTCCGCCCGCAACGTGATCCGGGCCGCGGATCCCGAGCGCTTCTCCGTGGTGGAGATCTTCATCGGCCGGGACGGTTCCTGGTTCGTGGCGGGCCAGCCCGCGGCCCTTCGGTTGGACCGACCCGGACGGGCGGTCTTCCTGGTACCGGGAGGGGAGGTGGTCTGCGACGTCCTGTTCCCGGTTCTGCATGGCCCGTACGGGGAGGACGGCACGGTTCAAGGGCTGTTCGAGCTTCTGAACGTCCCGTACGTGGGCGCAGACGTGCTGGGATCCGCGGTGGGCATGGACAAAGGGGTGCAGAAGACCCTGCTTCGGGCCGCGGGCCTTCCCGTGGTGGACTTCCAGATGTTCCCCGCGAGCCGGTGGCGGAGGGATCCGGAGGGCGTGCGGCGGAAGATCCGGGAGCGGATCGGCTATCCCTGCTTTGTCAAGCCCACCCGGTTGGGCTCCTCCGTGGGCATCCACCGGGTGGAGGCGGAGGAGGAACTCGGGAAGGCGGTGGAGGACGCCCTCCAGTACGACCTCGCGGTGCTGGTGGAGCGGGCAGTCCCGCAGCCCTTGGAGGTGGAGGTGAGCGTGCTCGGGAACGACGACCCCATCGCATCCGTCCCGGGGGAGATCCGGCCGACCCATGCCTTCTACACGTATGAGGCGAAATACCTGGATCCGCACGGCGCGGAGCTGGTGATCCCCGCGGCCCTCCCGCGGGAGCTCGCGGAGCGCGTACGGCTCCTGGCCCTGGAGGCCTACCGGGTCCTCCAGCTGTGCGGGATGGCCCGGGTGGATTTCCTGGTGGAGCGGGGGGGTGCTGCCTACGTGAGCGAGGTGAACACCATCCCCGGCTTCACCCCCATCAGCATGTACCCGAAGCTGTGGGAGGCTTCCGGGATTCCCTACCGGGAGCTCATCTCGCGGCTCGTGGACCTCGCCCTGGAACGGTGGCGGCAGAAAAGCGCACTGCGGACCACCTACGCGGGCGGAGAGATCCTCGCCCGGAAGGAAGGGATGAGATGA
- the dapF gene encoding diaminopimelate epimerase, with amino-acid sequence MSRFVKAHALGNDYLVVESQALPFPLTPEAIRRICDRHLGVGSDGMLVHVASHRADFGLRIYNPDGSEAEKSGNGLRIFAKYLYDHGFTRSTRFTVETPGGIVTCELEVVGGRVGQITVDMGEASFWSPHIPMVGPPREVVDEPVEVEGEAVRITALTVGNPHCVVFVEDLEGVDLRRLGPALERHPAFPQRTNVQFAQVVGRGEVRIRIWERGAGETLASGSSACAVAAACVRCGFTGRDVTVEMPGGTLQIHVGEGFLLRMTGPATEVYRGEFSPEFVEALR; translated from the coding sequence ATGAGCCGGTTCGTGAAGGCCCACGCGCTGGGCAACGACTACCTCGTGGTGGAATCCCAGGCCCTCCCCTTCCCCCTCACCCCGGAAGCGATCCGACGGATCTGTGACCGGCACCTCGGCGTGGGCTCGGACGGGATGCTGGTCCACGTGGCCAGCCACCGCGCGGACTTCGGGCTGCGCATCTACAACCCAGACGGCAGCGAGGCGGAGAAGAGCGGGAACGGGCTGCGGATCTTCGCGAAATACCTGTACGACCACGGGTTCACCCGGAGCACCCGCTTCACCGTGGAGACGCCCGGGGGGATCGTCACGTGCGAACTGGAAGTGGTGGGCGGCCGGGTCGGGCAGATCACCGTGGACATGGGCGAGGCGAGCTTCTGGAGCCCCCACATCCCCATGGTGGGTCCTCCCCGGGAGGTGGTGGACGAGCCGGTGGAGGTCGAGGGCGAAGCGGTGCGGATCACCGCCCTGACGGTGGGGAACCCGCACTGCGTGGTGTTCGTGGAGGACCTGGAAGGAGTGGACCTCCGGCGGTTGGGGCCGGCCCTCGAGCGGCACCCCGCGTTCCCCCAACGCACGAACGTGCAGTTCGCGCAGGTGGTGGGCCGGGGCGAGGTGCGGATCCGCATCTGGGAGCGGGGAGCCGGGGAGACCCTGGCCTCCGGATCCAGCGCGTGCGCGGTGGCCGCGGCCTGCGTGCGCTGTGGGTTCACAGGGCGGGACGTGACCGTGGAGATGCCGGGGGGAACTCTGCAGATTCACGTGGGGGAGGGTTTCCTCCTGCGGATGACGGGTCCCGCCACGGAGGTTTACCGGGGCGAGTTCTCCCCGGAGTTCGTGGAGGCGCTGCGGTGA
- a CDS encoding citrate/2-methylcitrate synthase — MTEIPYSPGLEGVIATVTRISYLDTDHERILVRGYDLIELARHRTYVDAAYLLFYGELPTPEQASEFERRLCEAAEVPAEAYQMLALLPRATSVMDALRTGISFLAGYEDPAVLEDPSPQANREKGLRLLAKAPTLAANAYRILNGQQPVRPDREAGFVGGFLRMILGDQPDPTALRVFDAILTCYIEHEMPNSTFAARVISSTLSDLYGAVTGAAASLKGPLHGGANEAAMHMLLEILEQGGAARAEAYVMERLQRGARIMGFGHRVYMRRHDPRAVLLQRYLPQLADRRPEGRELAAIYRVVEEVMAREKGIYPNVDYPIGLLLYLLGVPIPLYTPIFLCARIAGLVAHVTEQHEDNRLFRPRVRYEGPSYRPVPASSGV, encoded by the coding sequence ATGACGGAGATCCCCTACAGTCCCGGACTGGAAGGCGTCATCGCCACCGTCACCCGGATCAGCTACCTCGACACGGACCACGAGAGGATCCTGGTACGGGGCTACGACCTCATCGAGCTGGCGCGGCACCGCACGTACGTGGACGCCGCCTACCTCCTGTTCTACGGGGAACTGCCCACGCCCGAGCAGGCATCGGAATTCGAGCGGAGGCTCTGCGAGGCGGCGGAGGTCCCGGCAGAGGCGTACCAGATGCTGGCCCTCCTGCCCCGCGCCACCTCCGTGATGGACGCCCTGCGCACCGGGATCTCGTTCCTGGCGGGGTACGAGGACCCCGCGGTCCTGGAGGATCCCAGCCCGCAGGCGAACCGCGAAAAAGGTCTGCGCCTGCTGGCGAAAGCCCCCACCCTCGCGGCGAACGCCTACCGGATCCTGAACGGACAGCAGCCCGTGCGACCGGACCGGGAGGCGGGGTTCGTGGGCGGGTTCCTCCGGATGATCCTGGGGGATCAACCGGATCCCACCGCCCTCCGGGTCTTCGACGCCATCCTCACCTGCTACATCGAGCACGAGATGCCGAACTCCACCTTCGCGGCCCGGGTGATCTCCAGCACCCTATCGGACCTCTACGGCGCGGTGACGGGAGCCGCGGCCTCCCTGAAGGGACCCCTCCACGGGGGGGCCAACGAGGCCGCCATGCACATGCTCCTGGAGATCCTGGAACAGGGTGGGGCCGCCCGGGCGGAGGCGTACGTGATGGAGAGGCTGCAGCGGGGGGCACGCATCATGGGGTTCGGGCATCGGGTGTACATGCGGCGCCACGACCCCCGGGCCGTACTGCTCCAGCGGTATCTCCCGCAGCTCGCGGACCGCCGTCCCGAAGGCCGGGAGCTCGCTGCCATCTACCGCGTCGTGGAGGAGGTCATGGCCCGGGAGAAGGGCATCTACCCCAACGTGGACTACCCCATCGGGCTGTTGCTGTACCTCCTGGGAGTTCCCATCCCCCTGTACACGCCCATCTTCCTCTGCGCCCGGATCGCGGGGCTGGTGGCGCACGTCACCGAACAGCACGAGGACAACCGCCTGTTCCGACCCCGGGTGCGGTACGAGGGACCGTCCTATCGCCCGGTCCCGGCGTCCTCGGGCGTCTAG
- a CDS encoding alkaline phosphatase family protein gives MAKILYVILDGLGDRPIPALGNRTPLEAAHTPHLDALAGQGQQGLVVTVGEGIAPESDVAVFAVLGYDPHRYHAGRGVLEALGLDLPFRDGDLALRGNFATAEGDRIVDRRVGRDLTSAEARALAEAVQQEVRLEGARFRFAASVGHRCVLVLSDPEIRLSAQISNTDPAYARVGGLGVARAVAGNTVETCVPLVDAPQARRAADLVNEFTRRSRTVLERHPVNQRRRAEGKLPANLILLRDASDHLPRVPGIAERFGVRLGCFVEMPVERGIARVLGMGEVPVPPSHGDPTIYTAWAQKALEALADWDGLYIHLKGPDEPGHDGDWEAKRAVIERIDVHFFGPLRPALHGAVIAVTADHATPCPVRAHTDDPVPLLVVGPGIQPDGAGPFSERSGSRGALGRLRGTDLLPLLVRLSRG, from the coding sequence GTGGCCAAGATCCTCTACGTGATCCTCGACGGACTCGGGGACCGCCCCATCCCCGCGCTCGGAAACCGAACCCCGCTGGAGGCGGCCCACACCCCCCACCTGGATGCCCTGGCCGGACAGGGGCAGCAGGGGCTGGTGGTGACCGTGGGAGAAGGAATCGCGCCGGAGTCGGACGTGGCGGTCTTCGCCGTCCTCGGTTACGACCCCCACCGGTACCATGCGGGGCGGGGAGTGCTGGAGGCCCTGGGGTTGGACCTGCCGTTTCGGGACGGGGATCTCGCCCTCCGCGGGAACTTCGCCACCGCAGAGGGGGACCGCATCGTGGACCGGCGGGTGGGGCGGGATCTCACGAGCGCGGAGGCCCGGGCCCTGGCGGAGGCCGTCCAGCAGGAGGTGCGACTTGAGGGTGCCCGCTTCCGGTTCGCGGCGAGCGTCGGGCACCGGTGCGTGCTCGTGCTCTCGGATCCGGAGATCCGGCTTTCCGCGCAGATCAGCAACACGGATCCCGCCTACGCCCGGGTGGGCGGACTCGGGGTTGCCCGGGCGGTGGCAGGGAACACGGTGGAGACCTGCGTGCCCCTCGTGGATGCCCCGCAGGCCCGGCGGGCGGCGGACCTCGTGAACGAGTTCACCCGGCGCAGCCGCACGGTCCTGGAACGCCATCCCGTAAACCAACGGCGCCGGGCAGAGGGGAAACTTCCGGCCAACCTTATCCTGCTCCGGGACGCGAGCGATCACCTCCCGCGGGTGCCCGGGATCGCGGAGCGGTTCGGGGTACGGCTCGGGTGCTTTGTGGAGATGCCCGTGGAGCGGGGCATCGCCCGGGTGCTCGGGATGGGCGAGGTTCCCGTGCCCCCGAGCCACGGGGACCCCACGATCTACACCGCCTGGGCACAGAAGGCCCTCGAGGCCCTGGCGGACTGGGATGGGTTGTACATCCACCTCAAGGGACCGGACGAGCCCGGGCACGACGGGGACTGGGAGGCCAAGCGCGCGGTGATCGAGCGGATCGACGTCCACTTCTTCGGCCCCCTGCGCCCGGCCCTCCACGGGGCGGTGATCGCGGTCACCGCGGACCACGCCACCCCCTGCCCGGTCCGTGCGCACACGGACGACCCCGTGCCGCTCCTGGTGGTGGGTCCTGGGATCCAGCCGGACGGGGCGGGACCCTTTAGCGAACGCAGCGGGAGCCGCGGAGCCCTCGGTCGGCTCCGAGGGACAGACCTCCTCCCGCTCCTCGTGCGCCTGAGCCGGGGGTGA
- a CDS encoding TIGR01777 family oxidoreductase → MTAGGIPRGTPKISLSMRIAITGASGLLGTALAERFRSAGHEVVPLSRNPRITAEGGILWDPAGGVLDAERLEGCEAVINLAGARIAPARWTPAYKALIYSSRVEATRFLCEALARLDRKPRVLLSASAVGYYGNRDPRQVLDEESPPGEGFLARVCVAWEAATEPARASGIRTVLMRTGTVLTLRGGFLPPLVRLFRLGLGGQMGNGRQVLSWIALQDYVRAVEFLLDHPDLAGPVNLTAPHPVTNAEFTSTLARVLRRPAPFRAPAPALRLAFGREMVEEVLLGGQRVVPRRLLEVGFRFDLPELEGALRAVLAERSH, encoded by the coding sequence GTGACGGCGGGGGGAATTCCGCGGGGGACGCCGAAGATCAGCCTGAGCATGCGCATCGCCATCACGGGGGCTTCCGGACTGCTGGGTACCGCGCTCGCGGAGCGCTTCCGATCCGCGGGGCACGAAGTGGTGCCCCTGAGCCGTAACCCGCGGATCACCGCGGAAGGCGGCATTTTGTGGGACCCCGCCGGGGGGGTGCTCGACGCGGAACGGCTGGAGGGATGCGAGGCGGTGATCAACCTCGCGGGCGCCCGCATCGCACCGGCCCGCTGGACTCCCGCTTACAAGGCCCTGATCTACAGCAGCCGCGTGGAGGCCACCCGGTTCCTCTGTGAGGCTCTGGCACGCCTGGATCGAAAGCCCCGGGTGCTGCTCTCGGCCTCCGCGGTGGGCTACTACGGCAACCGGGACCCGCGCCAGGTGCTGGACGAGGAAAGCCCTCCCGGGGAAGGGTTTCTCGCCCGGGTGTGCGTGGCGTGGGAGGCGGCCACGGAACCCGCCCGGGCGAGCGGGATCCGCACGGTTCTGATGCGCACGGGCACGGTGCTCACCCTGCGGGGAGGGTTCTTGCCGCCTCTCGTGCGGCTCTTCCGATTGGGGCTCGGGGGACAGATGGGAAACGGGCGGCAGGTCCTGAGCTGGATCGCGCTCCAGGACTACGTGCGAGCGGTGGAGTTCCTCCTGGATCACCCGGACCTCGCCGGACCCGTGAACCTCACGGCCCCGCATCCCGTGACCAACGCGGAGTTCACCTCGACCCTGGCCCGGGTCCTGCGCCGGCCTGCGCCCTTCCGGGCGCCCGCTCCTGCCCTCCGGCTGGCCTTCGGCCGGGAGATGGTGGAAGAGGTCCTGCTGGGCGGGCAGCGGGTGGTTCCACGGCGACTTTTGGAGGTCGGCTTCCGGTTCGATCTCCCGGAGCTTGAGGGTGCCCTCCGGGCTGTCCTGGCGGAACGGAGCCACTAG
- a CDS encoding zf-HC2 domain-containing protein, translating into MRHPQDLLSAYVDGALSAEEATRLAAHLAVCASCREVVEDLLAVRALLRQVPQPHPRPGALAGTLRRLEGKASPAPRIRRLLPVLLAASALALLLYLPWPFVPPGIDRTTHLQHHARITLTHPLADAALNAFLAVPFPDLFPEEPWDR; encoded by the coding sequence ATGAGACACCCGCAAGACCTGCTGAGCGCCTACGTGGACGGAGCCCTCTCTGCGGAAGAGGCAACCCGGCTCGCGGCCCACCTCGCGGTCTGTGCCTCCTGCCGGGAGGTGGTGGAGGATCTTCTGGCCGTACGGGCCCTCCTCCGTCAGGTACCGCAACCCCACCCACGCCCTGGGGCCCTGGCCGGCACCCTCCGGCGGCTTGAAGGAAAGGCCTCCCCGGCGCCACGGATCCGCCGCCTCCTCCCGGTCCTCCTCGCTGCCTCCGCCCTCGCCCTGCTCCTGTACCTCCCCTGGCCCTTCGTCCCCCCGGGCATCGATCGGACCACGCACCTCCAGCACCACGCCCGGATCACCCTCACGCACCCTCTCGCGGATGCCGCGCTCAACGCCTTTCTCGCCGTCCCCTTCCCGGATCTCTTCCCGGAGGAGCCGTGGGATCGCTAG
- a CDS encoding sigma-70 family RNA polymerase sigma factor encodes MAVEDAGRSEDAASQFGRLLAEHWPRAYHFVYRLCGDPDQAEELLQQAAEEAFRSFHRFQPGTRFDRWFLRIVYHTFVDAVRRARRRSLFSLDQLPAGRLVAGSWSDPEALVEATLDGPVQRALNALSPEYRSAVVLVDLLGYSYEEAAEVLRCPVGTVRSRLHRGRLALREWLKPYVDALRRGALG; translated from the coding sequence GTGGCGGTGGAGGATGCGGGGAGGTCGGAGGATGCGGCCTCGCAGTTCGGCCGACTCCTCGCGGAGCACTGGCCCCGCGCCTACCACTTCGTCTACCGGCTGTGCGGAGACCCCGATCAGGCGGAGGAACTCCTCCAGCAAGCGGCGGAGGAAGCCTTTCGGTCCTTCCACCGGTTCCAGCCGGGCACCCGGTTTGACCGGTGGTTCCTGCGCATCGTTTACCATACCTTCGTGGACGCCGTCCGTCGCGCGCGGCGGCGGTCCCTGTTTTCCCTGGACCAGCTCCCCGCCGGTCGCCTGGTGGCGGGGAGCTGGTCCGATCCGGAGGCCCTGGTGGAGGCCACCCTGGACGGCCCGGTGCAGCGGGCGCTCAACGCCCTCTCCCCGGAGTACCGCAGCGCGGTTGTGCTGGTGGACCTGTTGGGCTATTCGTACGAGGAGGCCGCGGAGGTGCTGCGGTGTCCGGTGGGGACCGTGCGCAGTCGGCTTCACCGGGGCCGGCTTGCCCTCCGGGAGTGGCTGAAGCCGTACGTGGACGCCCTCCGGCGAGGTGCGCTGGGATGA
- the tatA gene encoding twin-arginine translocase TatA/TatE family subunit produces the protein MGLGSIGTGELVVILLIALLIFGPARLADIGHSLGKAIRDFRRSLQEEDDHGTMSGSR, from the coding sequence ATGGGACTCGGGAGCATCGGAACCGGAGAGCTCGTGGTCATCCTCCTGATCGCCCTGCTGATCTTCGGACCTGCGCGTCTGGCGGACATCGGTCACTCGCTCGGCAAGGCCATCCGGGACTTCCGGAGGAGCCTGCAGGAGGAGGACGATCACGGGACCATGTCCGGCTCCAGGTAG
- a CDS encoding lysophospholipid acyltransferase family protein: MTPGYRTAWWAARVLLWGIFGFRVAGGEHCPRTGPVLVAANHRSWLDPIVLGAALPRQAVFLGAEDLLGERVSEGFVPWKGLLRVIAPLVRWFGMIPVRRTEVEPGAYTGAALRAALRVLRGGGVLAVFAEGGVNRTGEPLAPLKPGVALLGARAGAPILPAWIFGTDRALPLGEVIPRLAPVGVRFGPPLPPPGDPSAAEVSAALERLREALLGLHAQGPP; this comes from the coding sequence ATGACCCCTGGTTACCGCACGGCCTGGTGGGCGGCCCGTGTTCTCCTGTGGGGGATTTTCGGCTTCCGCGTGGCGGGCGGAGAGCACTGCCCCCGCACGGGGCCCGTGCTGGTGGCCGCCAACCATCGGTCGTGGCTGGACCCCATCGTGCTGGGGGCCGCGCTTCCCCGGCAGGCCGTCTTCCTCGGGGCGGAGGACCTCCTGGGGGAGCGGGTCAGCGAGGGATTCGTACCGTGGAAGGGGCTTTTGCGGGTGATCGCACCCCTCGTGCGGTGGTTCGGGATGATCCCCGTGCGCCGCACGGAGGTGGAGCCGGGGGCCTACACCGGCGCCGCCCTCCGCGCGGCGCTGCGGGTCCTGCGGGGAGGCGGGGTTCTCGCGGTGTTCGCGGAAGGGGGCGTCAACCGTACCGGGGAGCCCCTCGCGCCCCTGAAACCGGGGGTGGCCCTGCTGGGGGCCCGCGCGGGAGCCCCCATCCTTCCCGCCTGGATCTTCGGGACCGACCGGGCCCTGCCGCTGGGGGAGGTGATCCCCCGTCTGGCCCCCGTGGGAGTCCGGTTCGGGCCACCGCTCCCTCCGCCCGGGGATCCCTCGGCCGCGGAGGTCTCCGCGGCCCTGGAGCGGCTGCGGGAGGCGCTGCTGGGGCTTCACGCGCAGGGCCCCCCGTGA
- a CDS encoding HAD-IIA family hydrolase yields MRNPVPWLGTIRGVVLDLDGVVYRGETVLPGAAEFLDHLRRLGLPFVFATNNATQTPEQYAERLRRMGISVAPDRIVTSAQVAAEYLRARARPGTPVYAIGGEGLRSALREAEMELSEDPEAAAFVVVGLDVEFTYPKLRAACRAIRRGAEFVATNRDPVLPVGEELWPGAGALVAAIEVATGKTPVVVGKPERPLLEAALRRLGVPAAEALMIGDQVGTDIAGGVRMGMRTVLVLSGVSRETGEGGAPPDLVVRDLPDLIARWPKPESPP; encoded by the coding sequence GTGAGGAATCCCGTTCCGTGGCTCGGAACCATCCGGGGCGTGGTGCTGGACCTGGACGGGGTGGTGTATCGGGGGGAGACGGTGTTGCCGGGAGCCGCGGAGTTCCTGGATCACCTGCGGCGTCTTGGGCTGCCCTTCGTCTTCGCCACCAACAACGCCACGCAGACCCCGGAGCAGTACGCGGAGCGGTTGCGCCGCATGGGGATCTCCGTGGCACCGGACCGGATCGTAACCTCCGCCCAGGTGGCCGCGGAGTACCTGCGGGCCCGGGCCCGGCCGGGGACCCCGGTGTACGCCATCGGTGGGGAGGGCCTGCGGAGCGCGCTCCGGGAGGCGGAGATGGAGCTCTCGGAGGACCCAGAAGCGGCGGCGTTCGTGGTGGTGGGGCTCGATGTGGAGTTCACCTACCCGAAGCTTCGGGCCGCCTGCCGGGCCATCCGGCGGGGAGCGGAGTTCGTCGCCACCAATCGGGACCCCGTGCTCCCCGTGGGGGAGGAACTGTGGCCGGGCGCGGGGGCCCTCGTGGCCGCCATCGAGGTGGCCACGGGCAAAACCCCCGTGGTGGTGGGCAAACCCGAGCGCCCCCTCTTGGAGGCCGCCCTGCGGCGGCTCGGCGTCCCGGCCGCGGAGGCCCTCATGATCGGGGACCAGGTCGGAACGGACATCGCGGGAGGGGTTCGCATGGGCATGCGGACGGTGCTGGTGCTTTCCGGGGTCTCGCGGGAAACCGGGGAGGGAGGAGCGCCCCCGGACCTCGTGGTGCGTGACCTCCCGGACCTCATCGCCCGATGGCCTAAGCCTGAGAGCCCTCCGTGA